Proteins from a genomic interval of Nocardia sp. BMG51109:
- a CDS encoding acetyl-CoA C-acetyltransferase: MTTTSVIVSGARTPVGRLLGGLKDFSGSDLGGFAIKAALEKSGVQPEQVEYVIMGQVLTAGAGQIPARQAAVAGGIPMDVPALTLNKVCLSGINAIALADQLIRAGEHEIVVAGGQESMSRAPHMLEKSREGFKYGDVTLRDHMAFDGLHDIFTDQAMGALTEARNDRDHIGREEQDAFAADSHQKAAAAWKNGVFEGEVVPVAVPQRKGDPVLVSEDEGIRADTTVESLGKLRPAFRKDGTVTAGSASQISDGAAAVVVMSKAKAQELGLSWIAEIGAAGVVAGPDSTLQEQPANAIAKACAREGIAPADLDLVEINEAFAAVGVASTRKLGIDPAKVNVNGGAIAIGHPLGMSGARILLHLVLELKRRGGGVGAAALCGGGGQGDALIVRV; this comes from the coding sequence TTCGCCATCAAGGCGGCGCTGGAGAAGAGCGGCGTGCAGCCCGAGCAGGTCGAATACGTGATCATGGGCCAGGTGCTCACCGCCGGTGCGGGGCAGATCCCGGCGCGGCAGGCGGCGGTCGCCGGAGGGATCCCGATGGACGTGCCGGCGCTGACGCTGAACAAGGTCTGTCTGTCCGGTATCAACGCGATCGCCCTGGCGGACCAGCTGATTCGCGCCGGTGAGCACGAGATCGTGGTGGCCGGCGGCCAGGAATCGATGTCGCGGGCGCCGCACATGCTGGAGAAGAGCCGCGAGGGCTTCAAGTACGGCGACGTGACGCTGCGCGACCACATGGCCTTCGACGGATTGCACGACATCTTCACCGATCAGGCGATGGGAGCGCTGACCGAGGCGCGCAACGACCGCGACCACATCGGTCGCGAGGAGCAGGACGCCTTCGCCGCGGACTCGCATCAGAAGGCGGCGGCGGCCTGGAAGAACGGCGTGTTCGAGGGCGAGGTGGTGCCGGTGGCGGTGCCGCAGCGCAAGGGTGACCCGGTCCTGGTGTCCGAGGACGAGGGCATCCGCGCCGACACCACGGTCGAGTCGCTGGGCAAGCTGCGCCCGGCGTTCCGCAAGGACGGGACCGTCACCGCCGGTTCGGCCTCGCAGATCTCCGACGGCGCCGCCGCGGTGGTCGTGATGAGCAAGGCCAAGGCGCAGGAACTGGGCCTGAGCTGGATCGCCGAGATCGGCGCGGCCGGCGTGGTGGCCGGACCGGATTCCACCCTCCAGGAGCAGCCCGCCAACGCCATCGCCAAGGCCTGCGCGCGCGAGGGCATTGCGCCGGCCGACCTGGACCTGGTGGAGATCAACGAGGCGTTCGCCGCGGTCGGCGTCGCCTCCACCCGCAAGCTGGGCATCGACCCGGCGAAGGTCAATGTGAACGGCGGCGCCATCGCCATCGGTCATCCGCTGGGCATGTCCGGGGCCCGCATCCTGCTGCACCTGGTGCTGGAGCTGAAGCGCCGCGGTGGCGGCGTCGGTGCGGCGGCGCTGTGCGGTGGCGGCGGCCAGGGGGATGCGCTCATCGTCCGGGTCTGA
- a CDS encoding DUF3817 domain-containing protein, translated as MGEFFDVSTVAKRVRLLGILEAVSWVLLLTGSVLKRLPEPITWPVMVFGMLHGIIFVLFALHLLVAFRQYEWPGKTLLLGLVSSVVPFTSAWFEVWAIRSGQLGELSPTPTAASARS; from the coding sequence ATGGGCGAATTCTTCGATGTGAGCACGGTGGCCAAGCGGGTGCGGCTGCTCGGAATTCTCGAGGCCGTGTCCTGGGTGCTGCTGCTGACGGGATCGGTGCTGAAGCGGCTGCCGGAGCCGATCACCTGGCCGGTGATGGTGTTCGGGATGCTGCACGGCATCATTTTCGTGCTGTTCGCGCTGCATCTGCTGGTGGCGTTCCGCCAGTACGAGTGGCCGGGTAAGACCCTGCTGCTCGGTCTGGTCTCGTCGGTGGTGCCGTTCACCTCGGCATGGTTCGAGGTCTGGGCGATTCGCAGCGGGCAGTTGGGTGAATTGAGCCCGACCCCGACGGCCGCCTCGGCCCGTTCGTGA
- a CDS encoding tetratricopeptide repeat protein → MSGAVDLSSLKQPAAADAPDGHAVSEADFETKVLRRSMQVPVVIVLYSQRSPGSVELVKLFERLVAEAGDEWDLATVEAEPNMRIAQALGVQGIPTVVAVAGGQPLADFQGAQPEPQVKQWLAAVVDAVRGKLSGEDGAEGEEVPAAAPEDPRFTAAEDALERGDVDGAVAAYEKILAEEPGNADAKAALRQVRFYGRAQDLPADAIARADAAPDDIDAAFAAADMELFNQDPEAAFGRLITLVKRTAGDDRNRVRTRLVELFELFDTADPAVVAARRKLATALY, encoded by the coding sequence ATGTCCGGCGCGGTGGATCTGTCCAGTTTGAAACAGCCGGCCGCCGCGGATGCCCCGGATGGTCACGCCGTCTCCGAGGCGGATTTCGAGACCAAGGTGCTGCGCCGCTCGATGCAGGTGCCGGTGGTCATCGTCCTGTACTCGCAGCGCAGCCCGGGCAGTGTGGAGCTGGTGAAGCTGTTCGAGCGCCTGGTCGCCGAGGCCGGTGACGAGTGGGATCTGGCCACCGTCGAGGCCGAGCCGAATATGCGTATCGCGCAGGCACTCGGGGTGCAGGGCATTCCGACCGTGGTCGCGGTGGCCGGTGGGCAGCCGCTGGCGGATTTCCAGGGCGCCCAGCCCGAACCACAGGTGAAGCAGTGGCTGGCCGCCGTCGTCGACGCGGTGCGCGGGAAGCTGTCCGGTGAGGACGGCGCCGAGGGTGAGGAGGTTCCGGCCGCCGCCCCGGAGGATCCGCGGTTCACCGCCGCCGAGGACGCGCTCGAGCGGGGTGACGTGGACGGCGCCGTCGCCGCGTACGAGAAGATCCTCGCCGAGGAGCCGGGCAACGCCGATGCCAAGGCCGCGCTGCGTCAGGTGCGCTTCTACGGCCGCGCGCAGGATCTGCCCGCCGACGCGATCGCCCGCGCCGACGCCGCTCCGGACGATATCGACGCAGCCTTCGCCGCCGCCGATATGGAGCTGTTCAACCAGGATCCCGAGGCCGCCTTCGGCCGCCTCATCACTCTGGTGAAGCGCACCGCCGGCGACGACCGCAACCGCGTCCGCACCCGGCTGGTGGAGTTGTTCGAGCTGTTCGACACCGCCGATCCGGCCGTGGTCGCCGCCCGCCGGAAACTGGCCACCGCGTTGTACTGA
- a CDS encoding SSI family serine proteinase inhibitor encodes MRSLARISAAAAAAVAVLLSAGPATAEGAPTELVLTREEPGRPARTATLSCDPVGGSHPSADAACRYLAPLGELTLPEENPSVRCFRYHPVVYRAEGTLRGAPVSVERTYGCLVPELSAPWHF; translated from the coding sequence GTGCGAAGCCTCGCTCGGATCTCGGCCGCAGCGGCCGCGGCGGTGGCTGTATTGCTGTCGGCCGGGCCTGCCACCGCCGAGGGCGCCCCGACCGAACTCGTCCTCACCCGGGAGGAGCCCGGCCGCCCGGCACGCACGGCCACACTGAGCTGTGACCCGGTCGGTGGATCACATCCGAGCGCCGACGCGGCTTGCCGCTACCTCGCCCCGCTCGGGGAACTCACGCTCCCCGAGGAGAACCCGTCGGTCCGATGCTTCCGCTACCACCCGGTGGTGTATCGCGCGGAGGGCACTCTGCGTGGCGCACCCGTCTCGGTGGAACGCACCTACGGCTGCCTGGTCCCGGAGCTGTCGGCTCCCTGGCACTTCTGA